The genomic window TATACCAGTTTTAACAACTCAACTGCTGCCCTGCCATATTTTCGCTTATCAAGCACCTCAAAAATATCAGGAATTTTTACTTTTTCCTTATCATCTCGTTCAATTACCAGCAAGCTATTATCCGACACCCAGCCACCATTATAAAGTGCCATAAGCGCCTGCGGAATCATGTTCTTAAAATATGGTGGGTCTAAAAAAATCAGTGAATAAGAATTTCTCGCTTGCCCGATTCTTTCCGCGCTTGCCTGCACAAAATCCACGTTTTCCAGCTCACCTATTAACTTCACATTATGACGCGCGTTATTTATCGCCTCTCGCGACTCATCAACAAAAGTCACTTCACCCGCGCCACGCGATAAAGCCTCAATTCCAAACGCTCCTGTCCCACAAAACATATCCAGCACATTTTTGCCAACAAAGCTATATTTCTTACCTATATCGCCATGAGTCAGTATATTAAATATCGCTTCTCTAGCAAAATCAGAGGTTGGGCGTATACGCTTTTCCGCTTCTTTAAGCAATTCTATTTTTCTGCCTTTATATTTACCGGAAATTATTCTCATAGATATTTACTCCAGATATTTGTCACAACCATCCTCACGAAACCATCTTAACCCTCTCCCCTTGCGGGAGGGATTAGGAGGAGTGGTTTTATAAATATTTACCCAAAAATGATTTCATAACTTTTTGCGTAACTTCCTTTACCTCACCTTTTTTTAGACTACCAAGCTGAAACGAACCATATGAAAGCCTAAGAAGACGGTTTACGTTACAACCAAAATGCTCAAATATTTTTCTCACCTCTCTATTCTTTCCCTCTTTAAGACTAACCGTAAGCCAGCTATTTCCGCCTTTGCTACTGTCAACCACCGCTTCCACACTACCATAGTGAATACCATCAACCGTTACACCTCGCTTCATTTCAGAAATCATTCTATCAGTAATTTTACCATAAACCCGCACCCGATAGCGCCTTATCCAACCAGTTGATGGCAGTTCCAATTTACGTGCCAATCCGCCATCATTGGTAAGCAATAATAGCCCTTCCGAATTCATATCCAGCCTACCTACTGATATTACTCTAGGCATTTCCTTAGGAAGAGCTTCAAAAACCGTCCCTCTTCCCTTTTCATCTTTATGGCTAGTAACAAGCCCCACTGGTTTATGGTAAAGCCATAGCCGCGCGGTCTCCTTTTCTCGCAGTGGCTTTCCGCCAACCACTACCTTATCATCATCGGTAACGTTAAAGGCAGGTGTAACTATTTTGTTACCATTTACTTTTACCTTACCTTCTTCAATCAATTTTTCCGCCTCCCGCCGTGAACACAAACCCGCGCGCGCGATTCGCTTGGCAAGACGCTCACTTGTCTTATCAGTAGCTAGGCTCTCATTATCTAATATTTTACTCATAATGCGTCCACATTCTTAGAATTTTTATAATTCTTTCCTGCTCAAGAACCTGATAAACTAACCTGTGCTGTATATTAATACGACGCGAATAAGCTCCCAACAAATCGCCTAATAATTTTTCATAGGGTGGTGGGTTAATAAACGGATTTTTCTCGATCAAAGAAAGTAATGTCTGAATTTTCTCTTTCATTCCGGCTGAAGCAGACTTTCTAGCATCTTTCTGTGCCTGCTTAGTATACACGATCTTCCATTTTGCCATTGATGCTATTTACCATTTCAACTGACCTGACTCAACACACTCATCAAGCGGTGTTTTCATGCCTTCAACTATAGACTCCGCCATTTTAGGAATTGACGATAGATAGATAGTCTCCTGTATCGCCTGCCAGTCCTCCTGAGAAATTAAGACAGCATTGCTCCTCTTGCCGGTAATGGTGATCGGCTGGTGGGTTTGCGCCACCTCATCCATCAAGCGGAATATATTAGCCCTCGCCTCACTTACGCTTATAGTATTCATAAGAACCTCATAGCTTGAACTCTATAGCTTTCACAAATAATTGTACATAAAAACGTACATTTGTCAATTATA from Rickettsiales bacterium includes these protein-coding regions:
- the rsmD gene encoding 16S rRNA (guanine(966)-N(2))-methyltransferase RsmD; its protein translation is MRIISGKYKGRKIELLKEAEKRIRPTSDFAREAIFNILTHGDIGKKYSFVGKNVLDMFCGTGAFGIEALSRGAGEVTFVDESREAINNARHNVKLIGELENVDFVQASAERIGQARNSYSLIFLDPPYFKNMIPQALMALYNGGWVSDNSLLVIERDDKEKVKIPDIFEVLDKRKYGRAAVELLKLV
- a CDS encoding pseudouridine synthase, giving the protein MSKILDNESLATDKTSERLAKRIARAGLCSRREAEKLIEEGKVKVNGNKIVTPAFNVTDDDKVVVGGKPLREKETARLWLYHKPVGLVTSHKDEKGRGTVFEALPKEMPRVISVGRLDMNSEGLLLLTNDGGLARKLELPSTGWIRRYRVRVYGKITDRMISEMKRGVTVDGIHYGSVEAVVDSSKGGNSWLTVSLKEGKNREVRKIFEHFGCNVNRLLRLSYGSFQLGSLKKGEVKEVTQKVMKSFLGKYL
- a CDS encoding Txe/YoeB family addiction module toxin encodes the protein MAKWKIVYTKQAQKDARKSASAGMKEKIQTLLSLIEKNPFINPPPYEKLLGDLLGAYSRRINIQHRLVYQVLEQERIIKILRMWTHYE
- a CDS encoding type II toxin-antitoxin system Phd/YefM family antitoxin, giving the protein MNTISVSEARANIFRLMDEVAQTHQPITITGKRSNAVLISQEDWQAIQETIYLSSIPKMAESIVEGMKTPLDECVESGQLKW